In Salvia hispanica cultivar TCC Black 2014 unplaced genomic scaffold, UniMelb_Shisp_WGS_1.0 HiC_scaffold_772, whole genome shotgun sequence, one genomic interval encodes:
- the LOC125200008 gene encoding NAC domain-containing protein 78-like produces MLVKGFEFNPSGEDLINFYLYPCVKQQVPWNGIPVKEIYGPSSDPWVVFYDVESRWHSRLEEKGAIKYTIYAFTFLSRVSKSKRVSRKAGTGTWHGQTGPEMIQDSKNGQIIGQSKMLAFKHPGSDADFGHWTLHEYSLGDNLIRSSGVPNAADLVVCRITKTVKKKNNNNKKSGAQPPLAKISKLPELRTTEMFLPESQGNGVWVQPPQIVNHAAVRDPFDVSDRR; encoded by the coding sequence ATGTTAGTTAAGGGATTTGAGTTCAATCCGAGCGGCGAAGATTTGATCAATTTCTACCTTTATCCATGCGTGAAGCAACAGGTGCCGTGGAATGGCATTCCCGTGAAGGAAATCTACGGTCCATCGTCGGATCCGTGGGTGGTTTTCTATGATGTGGAGTCGCGTTGGCACTCGAGGTTGGAGGAGAAGGGCGCCATCAAGTACACCATATACGCCTTCACATTTCTCTCGAGGGTTTCCAAATCGAAGAGGGTTTCTCGAAAGGCAGGGACTGGGACTTGGCACGGCCAAACGGGCCCCGAGATGATCCAAGATTCCAAGAACGGCCAAATCATCGGCCAATCCAAGATGCTGGCCTTCAAGCACCCGGGCTCGGATGCCGATTTTGGCCATTGGACTCTGCACGAATATTCCCTCGGCGACAACCTAATTAGGTCAAGCGGCGTACCAAACGCAGCCGATCTCGTCGTGTGCAGGATCACCAAGACCgtcaagaagaagaacaacaacaacaaaaaatccGGTGCGCAGCCGCCTTTGGCCAAGATTAGCAAGCTTCCGGAGTTGCGGACAACGGAGATGTTTCTTCCGGAATCGCAAGGCAACGGTGTTTGGGTCCAGCCGCCCCAAATTGTGAATCATGCGGCGGTTAGAGACCCTTTTGATGTTAGTGATCGGAGGTAG